A genome region from Haloimpatiens massiliensis includes the following:
- the pepV gene encoding dipeptidase PepV encodes MEINKRIDQMKDELIASTQELLKIKSVEGEAKEGMPFGEGPAKALDCALKISDKLGFKTVNLDNYVGYAEYGEGEDYVAVLGHLDVVPEGDGWMYPPYAAEIHDGKMYARGTLDDKGPIMAALYGLKAIKDAGLKLNKRVRIIYGTNEETGSKEIEHYLEKEKAPAAGFTPDAQYPIINGEKGITIFNIVKDLKNKSTGDIVIKSIKGGNAANMVPDKCSAELVTKDTEAIIKSVEEFSKKTGYEMTVEVNGNNVIIKSIGMSAHGSLPHLGKNAIMQLFAFLSTLEFDKCDAIDFVRFMNENVGMETHGESFGVCLEDEASGKLSFNVGVVDINEEKAMMTLNLRYPVTSKLEDMMNPFNAKIEGTGIRVENFGHQEPLYFDPNHSLIKSLQKVYAEQTGEEAKLISIGGGTYAKEMPNIVAYGPIFPGKPDLDHQPNEYIEIEDLILNAKIYAHSIYELAK; translated from the coding sequence GTGGAAATCAATAAAAGAATTGACCAAATGAAAGATGAACTTATAGCATCAACACAAGAATTACTTAAGATTAAAAGTGTTGAGGGAGAGGCTAAGGAAGGAATGCCTTTTGGAGAAGGACCAGCAAAGGCTTTGGATTGTGCACTTAAAATAAGTGATAAATTAGGATTTAAAACAGTTAACTTAGATAACTATGTAGGATATGCTGAGTATGGTGAAGGTGAAGATTATGTAGCTGTATTAGGACATTTAGATGTAGTTCCAGAAGGAGATGGCTGGATGTATCCTCCATATGCAGCTGAAATACATGATGGAAAAATGTATGCAAGAGGAACTTTAGATGATAAAGGACCTATAATGGCAGCGCTTTATGGATTAAAAGCTATAAAGGATGCAGGATTAAAATTAAATAAAAGAGTAAGAATAATTTATGGAACAAATGAAGAAACAGGAAGCAAGGAAATTGAACATTATTTAGAGAAAGAAAAAGCACCAGCGGCTGGATTTACCCCTGATGCTCAATATCCAATAATCAATGGAGAAAAGGGAATAACTATATTCAACATAGTTAAAGATTTAAAAAATAAATCTACAGGAGATATAGTTATAAAGAGCATAAAAGGTGGAAATGCTGCTAATATGGTTCCAGATAAATGTAGTGCCGAACTTGTAACTAAAGATACTGAAGCTATAATTAAATCTGTAGAAGAATTTTCTAAAAAAACAGGATATGAAATGACTGTAGAAGTTAATGGAAATAACGTAATAATTAAATCTATAGGTATGTCAGCTCATGGAAGTTTACCACACTTAGGGAAAAATGCTATAATGCAATTATTTGCATTTCTTTCAACATTGGAATTTGACAAATGTGATGCAATAGATTTTGTAAGATTTATGAATGAAAATGTTGGTATGGAGACTCATGGAGAGTCCTTTGGAGTATGTCTTGAAGATGAGGCATCAGGAAAACTTTCATTTAACGTGGGAGTAGTAGACATAAATGAAGAAAAAGCAATGATGACTTTAAATTTAAGATATCCAGTTACTAGTAAACTAGAAGATATGATGAATCCATTTAATGCTAAAATAGAAGGCACTGGAATTAGAGTAGAAAACTTTGGTCATCAAGAACCATTATACTTTGATCCAAATCATTCTTTAATAAAATCACTACAAAAGGTTTACGCTGAACAGACTGGTGAGGAAGCTAAGCTTATATCTATAGGTGGAGGTACTTATGCAAAAGAAATGCCTAATATAGTTGCATATGGACCTATATTCCCAGGAAAACCAGATCTTGATCACCAACCAAATGAATATATAGAAATAGAAGATTTAATTTTAAATGCTAAAATATATGCCCATTCTATATATGAATTAGCAAAATAA
- a CDS encoding PqqD family peptide modification chaperone — MKNNNSINEDKKLNDNFLLYIPIKKHKHWEKRNGNVYLIFYHDKTIERFLRWLVKKPAVSDIKLDRLGTAVWESMDGNNTIYDIGKILLDIPEIKKEYKNLSEEDYKETCHPIYERLIMYIRYLNKKGWIYFKN; from the coding sequence TTGAAGAACAATAATAGTATTAATGAAGATAAAAAATTAAATGATAACTTTTTACTATATATACCAATAAAAAAACATAAACATTGGGAAAAAAGAAATGGAAATGTGTATTTAATATTTTATCATGACAAGACTATCGAACGGTTCTTAAGATGGCTTGTTAAAAAGCCTGCGGTTAGTGACATTAAATTAGATAGACTTGGAACAGCAGTGTGGGAATCCATGGATGGAAATAATACTATATATGATATAGGTAAGATATTACTAGATATCCCGGAAATTAAAAAAGAATATAAAAATTTAAGCGAAGAGGATTACAAGGAAACTTGTCATCCTATTTATGAAAGGCTTATAATGTATATAAGATATTTGAATAAAAAAGGATGGATTTATTTTAAAAACTAA
- a CDS encoding OPT family oligopeptide transporter, with amino-acid sequence MEQKRKLSHTAYGGIKGEDYVPFVPTSEAMPETTLVSIAIGCIFAIVFAAANVYLGLQVGLTIAAGIPASILGAGMLKIVFKRNNILEANMIQSIASMGESIAGGIIFTLPAIIMWGMKLSLTTIVVCTSIGGLLGILFVVPFRKYLIVEQHGELVFPEGMAASEVLVTGMEGGSGFKTVMTGLLGGGVFKFLSSGLALWKEAPEWTIAPMQNTIFGFNAMASIAGVGYIVGIEVALYMFGGALVAWFGLIPLIKYVGAGLAAPLFPSTELIANMDAWAIWSKYIRYIGAGAVAAGGFISLGRSLPTIIKSFKTAMAGVGGAQDENKNVKRTDIDTPMSWVLGGAVLVFLLCWLLPMLRLGIIGSILVVLFSFFFAVVSARMAGIIGVSNNPVSGMTIATLLFVTAVLKATGYTGNAGMLVAITAGAIVCIGIAVAGGAAQSLKTTYIIGGTPKRVEWGMYAGVVIASAAAGGVLLMLNATYGMGTKAIPAPQAMLMSMVVKGVMTAQLPWALVFVGAIIGIFCALAGLPILPVALGLYLPIHLSAAVLFGGIIRTLVDKKFENNEAQGKIQTERGILLSSGLVAGDALTGIVIAVLTAIKIGGTTIASKIMVGPKIMPAVAESSWTALVAFLILGLWIYKFSSKVEEVAK; translated from the coding sequence ATGGAACAAAAGAGAAAACTTTCTCACACTGCTTATGGTGGAATAAAGGGCGAAGATTATGTTCCTTTTGTACCTACTAGTGAAGCAATGCCAGAGACAACTTTAGTTTCTATAGCAATAGGCTGTATATTTGCAATCGTTTTCGCTGCAGCCAATGTTTATTTAGGATTGCAGGTTGGACTTACAATAGCAGCGGGAATTCCAGCATCAATTTTGGGTGCAGGTATGCTAAAAATAGTTTTCAAAAGAAATAATATTTTAGAAGCAAATATGATTCAGTCTATAGCATCTATGGGAGAGTCTATAGCTGGTGGTATTATATTTACACTTCCAGCAATTATAATGTGGGGAATGAAATTAAGTCTTACAACTATAGTTGTATGTACATCTATAGGAGGACTTTTAGGTATATTATTTGTTGTTCCTTTTAGAAAGTACTTGATTGTAGAACAACATGGGGAATTAGTGTTCCCAGAAGGAATGGCGGCATCAGAAGTTCTTGTTACAGGAATGGAAGGTGGATCAGGCTTTAAGACAGTTATGACTGGTTTGCTAGGTGGAGGAGTATTTAAATTCTTATCTAGCGGTTTAGCCTTATGGAAGGAAGCACCAGAATGGACTATAGCACCAATGCAAAATACAATATTTGGTTTTAATGCTATGGCATCAATAGCTGGTGTTGGATATATAGTTGGCATAGAAGTAGCTTTATATATGTTTGGTGGAGCACTAGTGGCTTGGTTTGGACTTATACCTCTAATAAAATACGTAGGAGCTGGGCTTGCAGCACCGCTATTCCCATCAACAGAATTAATAGCTAATATGGATGCTTGGGCAATATGGAGTAAATATATTAGATATATAGGAGCTGGTGCTGTTGCAGCAGGTGGATTTATAAGTTTGGGTAGATCACTTCCTACTATAATAAAATCCTTTAAAACAGCTATGGCAGGAGTAGGCGGAGCACAAGATGAAAATAAAAATGTTAAGAGAACAGATATAGATACACCAATGTCTTGGGTATTAGGTGGTGCGGTACTAGTATTCTTATTATGTTGGTTATTACCAATGCTAAGATTAGGAATTATAGGATCTATACTTGTAGTATTATTTTCATTCTTCTTTGCGGTTGTATCAGCTAGAATGGCTGGTATAATAGGAGTTTCAAATAATCCAGTATCAGGTATGACTATTGCTACATTGCTATTTGTAACAGCCGTGTTAAAGGCTACTGGATATACTGGAAATGCAGGAATGCTTGTAGCTATTACAGCAGGTGCTATAGTTTGTATAGGAATAGCAGTGGCTGGTGGAGCTGCTCAAAGTTTAAAAACAACTTATATAATAGGTGGAACTCCAAAAAGAGTTGAATGGGGTATGTATGCAGGGGTTGTTATAGCATCTGCAGCAGCCGGTGGAGTATTGTTAATGTTAAATGCCACTTATGGCATGGGAACAAAAGCAATACCAGCACCACAAGCTATGCTTATGTCTATGGTTGTTAAGGGAGTTATGACAGCACAGCTTCCATGGGCTCTAGTATTTGTTGGAGCTATAATAGGAATATTCTGTGCACTAGCAGGTCTTCCAATACTTCCAGTGGCATTAGGATTATATCTTCCAATACATTTAAGTGCAGCAGTATTGTTTGGAGGAATAATAAGAACTCTTGTAGATAAAAAATTCGAAAATAACGAAGCTCAAGGAAAAATCCAAACAGAAAGAGGAATTCTTCTTTCTTCAGGACTTGTGGCAGGAGATGCTCTTACAGGCATAGTTATAGCAGTGTTAACAGCTATAAAAATTGGAGGAACTACTATAGCATCAAAGATTATGGTGGGACCAAAGATTATGCCTGCTGTTGCAGAAAGTTCATGGACAGCTCTAGTTGCATTCTTAATTTTGGGATTATGGATATATAAATTCTCATCTAAAGTAGAAGAGGTTGCTAAATAA
- a CDS encoding 2-hydroxyacyl-CoA dehydratase subunit D, which translates to MDIINFYGNIIKKNIKSNPNLSLNLIKFGLTLEEKRTRLSPDKNLPTSLQYLNTICVKYILEPLKNPNRSAFVNLFAPTEILQAMNIYPLFVEAFSSFLSGLQCEDAFINIEETSGLGETLCSYHKAFLGAIESEVLPKPLFSTASSIICDANINTFRYAASKYNIPFYSIDIPYEYSKDAEVYVVDQLQELILFMEDLLGKHFNYESLKEVIDRENKSKQLLKKYYNELKYKYFPNTLTIEMYKLFASHVSIGRRETLKFYEMLLKDIKSLPNCNKNTKRILWIHLLPFYHKTLREYFNFSNDYQILTCDLNFDYMEEMDISNPLASLSKKMIYNQYNGMFQRKIDNILEMYKCLNADGVINFCQWGCKQSSGGVQLIKSALTKENIPFISIDGDGIDRRNSSSGQIKTRLEAFLEMWQNF; encoded by the coding sequence TTGGATATAATAAATTTTTATGGAAATATAATTAAAAAAAATATAAAAAGTAACCCTAATTTATCTCTAAATTTAATTAAATTTGGATTAACTTTAGAAGAAAAAAGAACTCGCTTATCTCCTGATAAAAATTTACCTACTTCACTTCAGTACTTAAACACTATCTGTGTAAAATATATATTAGAACCACTAAAAAATCCAAATAGGTCTGCTTTTGTAAATTTATTTGCACCTACAGAAATTTTGCAAGCTATGAACATATATCCTTTGTTTGTAGAAGCTTTTTCTTCCTTTCTTTCTGGACTTCAATGTGAAGATGCTTTTATAAATATAGAAGAGACTAGTGGTCTAGGAGAAACTTTATGTAGCTATCATAAAGCGTTTTTAGGTGCAATTGAATCTGAAGTTTTACCTAAACCTCTATTTTCCACTGCTTCTTCCATAATATGCGATGCTAATATAAATACTTTTAGATATGCAGCTTCTAAATATAATATTCCATTTTACAGTATAGATATTCCTTATGAGTACTCTAAAGATGCTGAAGTATATGTAGTAGATCAGCTTCAGGAATTAATTCTATTTATGGAAGATTTATTAGGAAAACATTTCAATTATGAGTCACTTAAAGAAGTTATAGATAGAGAAAATAAAAGTAAACAACTTTTAAAAAAATATTATAATGAATTAAAATACAAATATTTCCCAAATACATTAACGATTGAGATGTACAAGCTTTTTGCATCCCATGTGTCTATAGGCAGAAGGGAAACTTTAAAATTTTATGAAATGCTTTTAAAAGACATAAAGAGCTTACCTAACTGTAATAAAAACACTAAAAGAATTTTGTGGATACACTTACTACCTTTTTATCACAAAACTTTAAGAGAATATTTTAATTTTAGTAATGATTATCAAATATTAACTTGTGATTTAAATTTTGATTATATGGAAGAAATGGATATATCAAACCCTTTAGCTTCTTTAAGTAAAAAAATGATTTATAATCAATACAATGGAATGTTTCAAAGAAAAATTGATAATATTTTAGAAATGTATAAGTGCTTAAATGCCGATGGAGTTATAAACTTTTGTCAATGGGGGTGCAAGCAATCCAGTGGAGGAGTTCAACTTATAAAAAGCGCTCTTACAAAAGAAAATATTCCTTTCATTTCTATAGATGGTGATGGAATAGATAGACGAAATAGCTCTTCAGGGCAAATAAAAACTAGACTAGAAGCCTTTTTAGAAATGTGGCAAAACTTTTAA
- a CDS encoding acyl-CoA dehydratase activase → MIGYLCKYTPIHIIESFGEDTYKINPHIHTFNKSNYLTHNNMCSYAKAVIEDCYEKNIDKIVLVNCCDSIRRLYDIMKNHSLFKFVYLIDMPRKLNNNSYKLLNNEIIKFISSLENYFHKNFSIEYFLKILETEENINTQCAEKLSKNILLLAGARLENYLLEIIKSNGYSIYDITCTNNHLTLNKTLALKDMLTSSKDSITLSQETLIMNYCKDILNQFPCMRMCDINKRYNLIEKNKENIKGIIYHTIKFCDYYSFDYTYLKNNIDIPILKIDTDFLIQSEGQIKTRLEAFAESLKLKSINHELGKVVNTKKHTLNIKENIVTTANLIASTKDYNTFFAGIDSGSTSTNAVILDCQGNIISYSVVKTGPKSMNGAEKALEEALRKCSLDKETLKYIVSTGYGRDNIPFSQEAITEITCHAKGVHHLKKDVRTVIDIGGQDSKAIKLDSNGNVKDFAMNDKCAAGTGRFLENMCKVLDIPIEDIGDYYLKWNKDITITSMCTVFAESEVVSLIAENQETANIVHGLCKSVSTRVLSLVNRVQKSGEIMMTGGVAKNIGVVKSLEELTNQNIFVPEEPQIVGALGAALLAKEKFLSMSNPSIDTH, encoded by the coding sequence ATGATAGGATATTTATGTAAATATACACCTATTCACATAATAGAAAGCTTTGGTGAAGACACATATAAAATAAATCCACATATACACACCTTTAATAAATCCAATTATTTAACCCATAACAATATGTGTTCTTATGCGAAAGCTGTAATAGAAGATTGTTATGAAAAAAATATAGATAAAATTGTTTTAGTTAATTGCTGCGACAGTATAAGAAGATTGTACGATATAATGAAAAACCATTCTTTATTTAAATTTGTATACTTAATTGATATGCCAAGAAAACTTAATAATAATTCTTATAAACTTTTAAATAACGAAATCATAAAATTCATATCTTCTCTAGAAAACTACTTTCATAAAAATTTTTCTATTGAATACTTTTTAAAAATTTTAGAAACTGAAGAAAATATAAATACTCAATGTGCTGAAAAACTTTCAAAGAATATCCTACTTTTAGCTGGAGCTAGATTGGAGAATTATCTGCTAGAGATTATTAAAAGTAACGGTTATTCAATTTATGATATAACCTGTACAAATAATCATCTAACTTTAAATAAAACATTAGCCTTAAAAGATATGTTAACTTCTTCGAAAGACTCAATAACCCTCTCACAAGAAACATTAATAATGAATTACTGTAAGGATATATTAAATCAATTTCCTTGTATGAGAATGTGCGATATAAATAAAAGATATAATTTAATAGAGAAAAATAAAGAAAATATTAAAGGAATAATATATCATACCATAAAATTTTGTGATTATTATTCCTTTGATTACACTTATTTAAAAAACAATATAGATATACCTATTTTAAAAATAGATACGGATTTTTTGATACAGAGTGAAGGTCAAATTAAAACAAGGTTAGAAGCTTTTGCCGAATCTCTTAAACTTAAAAGTATAAACCATGAATTAGGGAAAGTAGTAAATACTAAAAAACATACATTAAACATCAAAGAAAACATAGTAACCACTGCAAATCTCATAGCAAGTACTAAAGATTATAATACTTTTTTTGCAGGCATAGACAGTGGTTCTACTTCTACTAATGCAGTAATATTAGATTGCCAAGGAAATATAATTTCATATTCTGTAGTTAAGACTGGCCCTAAGAGTATGAATGGAGCAGAAAAAGCTTTAGAAGAAGCTTTACGTAAATGTAGCCTAGATAAGGAAACTTTAAAATACATTGTTTCTACAGGATACGGCAGAGACAACATTCCTTTTTCACAAGAAGCGATAACTGAAATAACTTGCCACGCTAAAGGTGTACATCATTTAAAAAAAGACGTTAGAACTGTTATAGATATAGGTGGTCAAGACAGTAAAGCAATAAAATTGGATTCAAATGGAAATGTAAAAGACTTTGCCATGAATGATAAATGTGCTGCAGGCACTGGAAGATTTTTGGAAAATATGTGTAAAGTACTAGACATACCTATAGAAGATATAGGCGACTATTACTTGAAATGGAATAAAGATATAACTATAACCAGCATGTGCACTGTATTTGCTGAATCTGAGGTAGTTTCGCTTATAGCAGAAAATCAGGAAACTGCAAATATAGTTCATGGACTATGTAAATCCGTATCCACTAGAGTTCTTTCCCTTGTAAACAGAGTCCAAAAATCTGGTGAAATAATGATGACTGGCGGTGTTGCTAAAAATATCGGAGTGGTAAAATCCTTAGAAGAACTAACTAACCAGAACATATTTGTTCCAGAGGAACCTCAAATAGTAGGAGCTCTAGGGGCTGCTCTTTTAGCTAAAGAAAAATTTTTATCAATGTCCAATCCAAGTATTGATACCCATTAA
- the lepB gene encoding signal peptidase I has protein sequence MQKLFKEWIVPVLAALILAFVINKFVFFFISVPTESMYPTIKPGDKIGVTKVYNREKLQRGDVVVFYSKELKVMLIKRLIGLPGDKIDVGEDGTIYLNGEKKAEAYVKNPGGKANVSFQVPKDKYLFMGDNRANSLDARYWNNKYIDKADIKGKAHFIIFPFSRIGKLK, from the coding sequence ATGCAAAAACTTTTTAAAGAGTGGATTGTACCGGTTTTAGCTGCACTTATACTGGCTTTTGTTATAAATAAATTTGTATTTTTCTTTATATCTGTACCTACAGAATCTATGTATCCTACAATAAAACCTGGAGATAAAATAGGTGTTACTAAGGTGTATAATAGAGAAAAATTACAACGAGGTGACGTAGTAGTTTTTTACTCAAAGGAACTTAAAGTTATGTTGATCAAGAGACTTATAGGACTACCAGGAGATAAAATAGACGTAGGAGAAGATGGAACTATATATTTAAATGGTGAGAAAAAAGCAGAAGCTTATGTAAAGAATCCAGGTGGAAAGGCAAACGTTTCTTTTCAAGTGCCTAAGGACAAATATTTATTTATGGGAGATAATAGGGCAAATTCGTTAGATGCTCGTTATTGGAATAATAAGTATATAGATAAAGCTGATATTAAGGGAAAGGCTCATTTTATTATATTTCCATTTAGTAGAATAGGAAAATTAAAATAA
- a CDS encoding TetR/AcrR family transcriptional regulator, which produces MARIIKNLREVILDTASDILYNEGYSNLSIRRVAKECDIAVGTIYNYFPTKKDLVVEMMTNFWKEYFFDIETILQSQEGFYQKLKSIFNSLSKFIKRFKDVWLKSDIYSTPDYIESGLKRENIYIDKLILVIQEMLKEQLNDNKIYNNELLDTKKMASFIVMNFITMVQMPQFEYEFFESMLKRLLK; this is translated from the coding sequence TTGGCTAGAATAATTAAAAATCTAAGAGAAGTGATTTTAGATACAGCTAGCGACATACTATATAATGAAGGGTATTCTAATTTGAGCATTAGAAGGGTTGCTAAGGAATGTGATATTGCTGTTGGAACTATATACAATTATTTTCCTACCAAAAAAGATCTTGTGGTAGAGATGATGACAAACTTTTGGAAAGAGTATTTTTTTGATATTGAAACTATATTGCAATCACAGGAAGGGTTCTACCAAAAACTTAAAAGCATATTCAATTCACTTTCTAAATTTATAAAGAGATTTAAAGATGTGTGGTTAAAAAGTGATATTTATTCAACTCCAGATTATATTGAAAGCGGTTTAAAAAGAGAGAATATTTATATAGATAAATTAATATTAGTTATACAAGAGATGCTTAAGGAACAATTAAATGATAACAAAATTTATAATAATGAACTATTAGATACGAAGAAAATGGCTAGTTTTATTGTTATGAATTTTATTACCATGGTGCAAATGCCACAATTTGAATATGAATTTTTCGAAAGCATGTTAAAAAGATTATTAAAATAA
- a CDS encoding LysE family translocator, producing the protein MILILKALAIGMFVAIPVGPLGLLAVQRTMSKGRKMGFLSGVGAAASDMIYSTSAVLGMGCIELFLQRHKCLINCITGVLFLIVGTCIVMKLKKREKNKNGEKNRKQKNKNRVLSDEEVIHPAFTHFVMGLSNPMTFLVFIVIFAKMGIDFRANGIVKNMLFIINIFIGSCILWLITTTFIKSSKKNVKPKNVLFIEKIIGMVIISFGAISILKGILKL; encoded by the coding sequence ATGATACTTATATTGAAAGCATTAGCAATTGGTATGTTTGTTGCAATACCAGTAGGCCCTTTGGGACTTTTAGCCGTACAAAGAACAATGAGTAAAGGTAGGAAAATGGGATTTTTATCAGGTGTGGGTGCAGCAGCATCAGATATGATTTACTCAACCAGTGCGGTGTTAGGAATGGGATGTATTGAACTTTTTTTACAAAGGCATAAATGTTTAATTAATTGTATAACTGGAGTGCTGTTTTTAATAGTTGGTACATGCATTGTAATGAAACTTAAAAAACGAGAAAAAAATAAAAATGGAGAAAAAAATAGAAAACAGAAAAATAAAAATAGAGTATTATCAGATGAAGAGGTGATTCATCCAGCTTTTACTCATTTTGTTATGGGACTTTCTAACCCTATGACATTTTTAGTATTTATAGTTATATTTGCAAAGATGGGTATAGACTTTAGAGCAAATGGAATAGTAAAAAATATGCTATTTATTATCAATATTTTTATAGGTTCATGTATTTTATGGTTAATTACTACTACTTTTATAAAATCTTCAAAGAAAAACGTTAAACCTAAAAATGTTTTATTTATAGAGAAGATAATAGGTATGGTAATTATTTCATTTGGTGCTATAAGTATATTAAAAGGTATATTAAAACTTTAG
- a CDS encoding anaerobic sulfatase maturase, protein MRRNLSMMIKPSSSKCNLNCKYCFYNSISHNRNVKDYGFMCKEIIGEIVKKAKEFCNGGICTIGFQGGEPLLVGIDFYRHLVDEIEKNNNGTKFNLTIQTNGTLINKEWASFFKDYNFLVGVSLDGIEEVNDLNRVNYKGNGTFHRIMRGIEFLKKYHVEFNILTVVTEELSNRIQECYEFYKSSGFRYIQFIPYLNVLEENEMVANRNPLTPKKYGEFLIELFNMWYRDVKNNNYISIRFFDNILSLFLGYEYEACEMRGICSCQNIIESDGSVFPCDFYTYEKYSVGNILKENFKDILEKQKTMDFIKGSINSIDKCHSCKYNVVCRGGCRRRREDRKNFNYLCESYYKFYDYSLCKFRELAVLQT, encoded by the coding sequence GTGAGAAGAAATTTAAGTATGATGATAAAGCCATCCTCTAGTAAATGTAATTTAAATTGTAAATATTGCTTTTATAATTCAATTTCGCATAATAGAAATGTTAAAGATTATGGATTTATGTGTAAAGAAATTATTGGAGAAATAGTTAAAAAAGCAAAGGAATTTTGTAATGGAGGAATTTGTACTATCGGATTTCAAGGTGGGGAGCCCCTTTTAGTGGGAATAGATTTTTATAGGCATCTAGTTGACGAAATAGAAAAAAATAATAATGGAACGAAATTTAATTTGACCATTCAAACAAATGGAACATTAATAAATAAAGAGTGGGCTAGTTTTTTTAAAGATTATAATTTTCTGGTGGGTGTTTCTCTAGATGGAATTGAAGAAGTTAATGATTTAAATAGAGTTAATTATAAGGGAAATGGTACTTTTCATAGGATTATGAGAGGTATAGAATTTTTAAAAAAATATCATGTAGAATTTAATATTCTAACTGTGGTAACAGAAGAGTTAAGCAATAGAATTCAGGAATGTTATGAGTTTTATAAAAGTAGTGGTTTTAGATATATTCAATTTATACCATATTTAAATGTTTTGGAGGAAAATGAGATGGTTGCAAACAGAAATCCATTAACCCCCAAGAAGTACGGAGAATTTCTTATTGAACTTTTTAATATGTGGTATAGGGATGTTAAAAACAATAATTATATAAGTATTAGATTTTTTGACAATATTTTATCCTTGTTTCTGGGATATGAGTATGAAGCCTGTGAAATGAGAGGAATATGTTCCTGTCAAAATATAATTGAAAGTGATGGAAGTGTTTTTCCTTGTGATTTTTATACTTATGAAAAATATTCAGTAGGTAACATATTGAAAGAGAATTTTAAGGATATTCTAGAGAAACAAAAGACAATGGACTTTATAAAAGGGTCAATAAATAGCATTGATAAGTGTCATAGTTGTAAGTACAATGTAGTTTGTAGAGGTGGCTGTAGAAGACGTAGAGAGGATAGAAAAAATTTTAATTATTTATGCGAGTCATATTATAAGTTTTATGACTATTCCCTTTGTAAATTTAGGGAACTTGCTGTACTTCAAACTTAG
- a CDS encoding sulfite exporter TauE/SafE family protein: protein MIGIYFLISLLSTTVGAMAGLGGGVIIKPVLDLLGNYSLSVISVLSSITVFSMAVVSIIKQIKYKVAIQYKKTVLIGIGSVLGGLIGEKILRIVLGVVDKNFVIIIQNGILAFLLINIYIYMNKRNKFKSYHLENLIGCVLIGLLLGIIASFLSIGGGPINVCIFTIFFSMNTKEAAVNSIITILFSQCSKITTIFFTTGFSNLDLSMLPFMIIGGISGGIIGSRFNKVFSGNVILVVFNVVVILLILLNIYNMVSMINIINT from the coding sequence ATGATAGGAATTTATTTTTTGATTTCATTATTATCAACTACAGTTGGAGCTATGGCAGGACTTGGAGGTGGAGTGATAATAAAACCGGTATTGGATTTATTGGGGAATTATAGTTTAAGTGTAATAAGTGTATTGTCCTCCATTACGGTTTTCTCAATGGCAGTTGTTTCTATAATAAAACAAATTAAATATAAAGTTGCAATTCAATATAAAAAAACTGTACTTATTGGAATAGGGTCTGTTTTAGGTGGATTAATAGGGGAAAAAATATTAAGAATTGTATTAGGTGTTGTGGATAAAAATTTTGTGATAATTATACAAAATGGGATTCTTGCATTTTTACTTATAAATATTTATATTTATATGAATAAAAGAAATAAATTTAAAAGTTATCATTTGGAAAATTTAATAGGTTGTGTTTTAATAGGATTATTATTAGGTATCATAGCTTCTTTTTTAAGTATAGGGGGAGGACCTATTAATGTTTGTATTTTTACTATTTTCTTTTCAATGAATACCAAGGAAGCTGCTGTTAATTCTATTATTACTATATTGTTTTCGCAGTGCTCTAAAATTACAACTATTTTTTTCACTACGGGTTTTAGCAATTTAGATTTATCTATGCTTCCTTTTATGATTATTGGTGGAATTTCAGGTGGGATTATTGGTTCCAGATTTAATAAAGTATTTAGTGGTAATGTAATTTTAGTAGTATTTAATGTAGTAGTTATTTTATTGATACTATTAAACATTTATAATATGGTATCAATGATTAATATTATTAATACATAA